A genomic window from Sulfurospirillum multivorans DSM 12446 includes:
- a CDS encoding YbaB/EbfC family nucleoid-associated protein, with product MFENFDLSKVGAMLEEAQKQAQKMHEDASSKQFTAKSGGGMVSVSMNGNGEVIDITLDDSLLGDKESLQILLISAMNDVSKMVEENKKLATTQMLSGIGGFGAKN from the coding sequence ATGTTTGAAAATTTTGATCTTTCAAAAGTGGGTGCGATGCTTGAAGAGGCGCAAAAGCAAGCTCAAAAAATGCACGAAGATGCAAGCAGTAAGCAATTTACCGCTAAAAGCGGCGGTGGAATGGTGAGTGTGAGCATGAATGGTAACGGTGAAGTTATTGATATAACGCTTGATGATTCACTGCTTGGGGACAAAGAGTCGTTGCAGATTTTACTGATCAGTGCGATGAACGATGTCTCTAAAATGGTTGAAGAGAATAAAAAACTAGCGACGACTCAGATGCTCTCCGGCATTGGGGGATTTGGCGCGAAAAATTAA
- the panD gene encoding aspartate 1-decarboxylase has translation MTLEMLYSKIHRATVTDANLNYVGSITIDKELIEASNLHVGQKVEVVNINNGERFTTYVIEGKAGGKDICLNGAAARKAHIGDKIIIIAYAHMSEEELKTFKPTVALVDENNALVEVRDYI, from the coding sequence ATGACGCTTGAGATGCTATACAGCAAAATTCACAGAGCCACGGTTACAGATGCAAATTTGAACTATGTAGGTTCGATTACGATTGATAAAGAGTTAATAGAGGCTTCTAACCTTCATGTAGGGCAAAAAGTCGAAGTCGTGAACATTAACAATGGTGAGCGCTTTACCACCTATGTGATTGAGGGAAAAGCGGGCGGAAAAGATATTTGCCTAAACGGTGCGGCGGCTCGCAAAGCCCATATTGGCGATAAGATCATCATCATAGCCTACGCGCATATGAGTGAAGAAGAGCTCAAAACATTTAAGCCAACGGTCGCTTTGGTGGATGAAAATAATGCGTTGGTCGAAGTGAGAGATTACATCTGA
- a CDS encoding UDP-N-acetylmuramoyl-L-alanyl-D-glutamate--2,6-diaminopimelate ligase, which produces MKIELPNHNTFLHVTDNSNECDASSIFVLTKLNAMYEQSARDHGCTHIISPKACLDLLGITHAIKIIGITGTNGKTTTAAAIYSILLDLGKKVGLQGTRGCFINDHRIEEKSLTTPPILQTIHNLKHAVEAGCEYFVMEVSSHAIVQNRIDGIAFALKILTNVTQDHLDFHKTIDEYIAVKSRFFDDESVKLINKDESKIRFNRTNAMSYGIEHPATYKILAYSLKEGISAAVAKIEKVYEFESPLHGFFNLYNLLAAISAVDMLGVAPMESICEAVEHFGGVEGRMEVVSQDPLVIVDFAHTPDGMEKVLDSMKERDLVVVFGAGGDRDRTKRPKMGAMAQRYAKKIVVTSDNPRSEDPQSIITEILAGMNHHESLHVEVDRHEAIEKALRMQAPNEVLLILGKGDETYQEIKGKKYPFDDRSVVRELIAQWAKQK; this is translated from the coding sequence TTGAAAATAGAACTTCCAAATCATAATACATTTTTACATGTAACCGACAATTCAAACGAATGTGATGCCTCAAGCATCTTTGTTTTAACCAAACTGAACGCGATGTATGAGCAAAGTGCGCGTGATCATGGCTGCACTCACATCATTTCACCCAAAGCGTGCTTGGATTTGCTTGGCATCACTCATGCGATTAAAATCATTGGCATTACGGGTACGAATGGCAAAACAACCACAGCGGCTGCTATCTACTCTATTTTGCTTGATTTAGGCAAAAAAGTGGGTCTGCAAGGAACGCGAGGGTGTTTTATCAACGATCATCGCATCGAAGAGAAAAGCCTTACAACACCGCCCATTTTACAGACGATTCACAACCTCAAACATGCCGTAGAAGCTGGCTGTGAGTATTTTGTGATGGAAGTAAGCTCGCATGCCATTGTGCAAAACCGCATCGATGGGATTGCTTTTGCTTTGAAGATTTTGACCAATGTCACGCAAGATCATCTTGATTTTCATAAAACGATTGATGAATATATCGCTGTTAAGAGTCGTTTTTTTGACGATGAGAGTGTCAAGCTCATCAACAAAGATGAGAGCAAAATTCGTTTTAATCGCACGAACGCGATGAGTTATGGGATCGAACATCCTGCAACCTATAAAATTTTGGCGTATTCGCTCAAAGAAGGCATCAGTGCGGCGGTTGCGAAGATTGAAAAAGTGTATGAGTTTGAATCCCCCTTACATGGCTTTTTTAACCTCTACAACCTTCTTGCCGCGATCAGTGCAGTCGATATGTTAGGGGTTGCTCCCATGGAGTCTATCTGCGAAGCGGTAGAGCACTTTGGTGGCGTGGAAGGTCGTATGGAGGTAGTCAGTCAGGATCCTTTGGTGATCGTTGATTTTGCGCATACACCCGATGGCATGGAGAAGGTGCTTGATAGTATGAAAGAGCGCGACCTTGTCGTGGTTTTTGGAGCAGGAGGCGATAGAGATCGCACGAAACGCCCAAAAATGGGAGCGATGGCTCAGCGTTATGCTAAAAAAATTGTCGTAACCAGCGATAATCCACGCTCTGAAGATCCCCAAAGTATTATCACTGAAATTTTGGCAGGAATGAATCATCATGAATCTTTACATGTAGAAGTAGATCGCCACGAAGCGATTGAAAAAGCATTGAGGATGCAAGCTCCCAATGAAGTGCTTCTGATCCTTGGAAAAGGGGATGAAACGTATCAAGAGATCAAGGGTAAAAAATATCCTTTTGATGATCGTAGCGTCGTAAGAGAGCTTATCGCTCAATGGGCTAAGCAAAAATAG
- a CDS encoding tetratricopeptide repeat protein has translation MNAYITKGIEKFYTKNFQEAMLQFALALSVDPQSKEARIGAILCDMATQNEEQAMALFEYYILTKENGAEDCEEVMEEIINSVEEHSEKIAHLFKESDFEARINAENGIKYEDFMTLIEARGSFKEAFEDIMFSTKVIISKKEDFVDFLARLIENGFIEMSLNYLESAVTLFPNDEQLLSLIKKAQK, from the coding sequence ATGAACGCTTATATTACCAAAGGGATTGAAAAATTTTACACAAAAAATTTCCAAGAGGCAATGCTTCAGTTTGCATTAGCACTGAGTGTTGATCCTCAATCAAAAGAAGCTCGCATTGGAGCTATTTTATGCGATATGGCAACACAGAATGAAGAACAAGCCATGGCGCTTTTTGAGTATTATATTTTAACCAAAGAGAATGGTGCTGAAGATTGTGAAGAGGTGATGGAAGAGATCATTAACTCCGTGGAAGAACACAGTGAAAAAATAGCGCATTTGTTTAAAGAGAGTGATTTTGAAGCACGTATTAATGCAGAAAACGGCATTAAATACGAAGATTTTATGACACTGATTGAAGCGCGTGGTAGCTTTAAAGAGGCATTTGAAGACATTATGTTCTCCACCAAAGTCATCATCTCGAAAAAAGAGGATTTTGTTGACTTTTTAGCCAGACTGATTGAGAATGGTTTTATCGAAATGTCCCTGAATTATCTTGAGAGTGCCGTCACGCTTTTCCCGAACGATGAGCAGCTTTTATCGCTGATTAAAAAAGCACAAAAATAG
- a CDS encoding NifU family protein — MIPFSDEELLPVVEKSLEKIKPMLALDGGGLTLLGIKSGRVFVQLQGACQGCASSGQTLKYGVERQLRIDIHPELEVVNILPGMEHEFEAIGE, encoded by the coding sequence ATGATACCATTTAGTGACGAAGAGTTGCTTCCCGTTGTCGAAAAATCACTTGAAAAAATTAAGCCAATGCTTGCATTAGACGGCGGTGGACTGACATTATTAGGCATAAAAAGCGGACGTGTTTTTGTTCAACTTCAAGGTGCCTGCCAAGGGTGCGCATCCAGTGGACAAACACTGAAATACGGCGTAGAACGCCAATTAAGAATTGATATTCATCCTGAGCTTGAAGTTGTAAATATTTTACCTGGGATGGAACATGAGTTTGAAGCAATTGGAGAGTAA
- the rplQ gene encoding 50S ribosomal protein L17, whose product MRHKHGYRKLGRTSSHRAALLKNLAIAVIKYEKIETTVPKAKELRGFVEKLITQAGVGGDHAHKTVFAALQDKECTKKLVNEIAPKYVERNGGYTRIIKTRIRKGDAAPMAFLELV is encoded by the coding sequence ATGAGACATAAGCACGGATACAGAAAGCTTGGTCGTACTTCATCACACAGAGCGGCGTTGTTGAAGAACTTGGCTATAGCTGTCATTAAATATGAGAAAATCGAGACAACAGTTCCTAAAGCAAAAGAGCTTAGAGGATTTGTTGAAAAATTGATTACGCAAGCAGGAGTTGGTGGCGATCATGCTCACAAAACTGTTTTTGCTGCACTTCAAGATAAAGAGTGTACTAAAAAATTGGTTAATGAGATCGCACCTAAATATGTTGAGAGAAATGGTGGTTACACCCGTATTATAAAAACACGTATCAGAAAAGGCGATGCAGCGCCTATGGCGTTTTTAGAACTCGTCTAA